CCGATATTTTGAATGAATATGTTTTCAAAAGGTACAGGTTTTGGAAATGAGTCTAACATTTCAATTTTTTCTGGAAATTCAAAAAAATGTTTTTTCAAAGCAGATTTTATCTTTAAAAGATCGGGTTCCTTTTCCATGATTGCAATTACTGGAATTTTTGTTTCATTGTAAATTTTAACAATATCTGCAATATTAAAACCGCCAAATGTAACTCCATCTAAAAAAATAGCATTTATTTTTGTAAAATGTTTATCTTTTACAATTTTTAAAATTTTTTCAGTCGAATCAAAGTCATCCTTTTCTATTTTTTTAAAGCATATCT
This Methanococcus maripaludis C5 DNA region includes the following protein-coding sequences:
- a CDS encoding DUF99 family protein, with protein sequence MEYKDEIGVIGIDDAPFNKSDKEALIIGTYMRGNSIVDEICFKKIEKDDFDSTEKILKIVKDKHFTKINAIFLDGVTFGGFNIADIVKIYNETKIPVIAIMEKEPDLLKIKSALKKHFFEFPEKIEMLDSFPKPVPFENIFIQNIGINFEDACKIIKKTRLRSKIPECLRISHIVGRGFLNID